In the Haloferula helveola genome, one interval contains:
- a CDS encoding PVC-type heme-binding CxxCH protein encodes MKFIQTLAIATALAPFAPAAPVTKPCADGLVRTQIASQPALKNPVSVSVDADGTVYVTETSRRKVADLDIREVGFFREDDLGLESIDDKLALFREKITSERFKKHGSLKDHNRDGRIDSKDLTAFSERIHRLTDKDGDGVYETSNVFADGFDTEVTGIAAGVLAWNGDVYATVAPDVWKLRDTDGDGKADQRESIAHGFGLHINYAGHDMHGLTPGPDGRLYWTIGDKALNVVSKEGTRFFYPEQGALLRCYPDGSGFEVFAHGLRNVQEIAFDDYGNLFGVDNDSDQKGEKERLVFIPEGSDTGWRVNYQYRGKDYNPWMAERISFPDGDNRPATWLPALQNYVDGPAGFAFNPGTALSPKYRNRFFLTQFPKGRIMAMELVPEGAGFRLASDSVLAEGDAFVGCSFGPDGALYVVDWAGGYPLNDKGAVWRIDDPKEAGSPIRKEVAGYLAAGPGKVAAPELLKRLGHADQRVRLDAQWELARRKEADVLTQAARSGQTLSVVHGLWGLSQLGKFDADVFGELAKSEVPEVRAQAAKWVAETATKDAVLAPLLADSSARVRFHACMAVAKTGRRDLLPQVIELIAANADSDANLRHSATMALAMAGTPADLTLHQHPSPAVRRAAAIALHRAIDTHFRVRPATVSSEERMRDPEVLEREAVLAGYLGDKDPSIATEASIAPYDTPATPTGLESVSLLIESRPDLPEAAIRRSIGANRHLGTPQALRRLAIFGALNSAPESLRSHALDVLSSADSALTLDPVDGRRVDLPASDLPSNLRVALGVILAGIDGGKDLKKSASEAIARVGEKLTPDQLAKRAADPKVDAGTRLLAFASLTGDDLRKQTAIVMMKSNDPTVRSGAASGIAGEQPEIVLSYIRNVALPSEELAETQNAIRLLGKLKSPKARPLIEALVASAIDGSANTGLLLEIIEAAKASNVESTALEANLAKTSAHLLHGGDADRGAEIFNTSLAANCTACHRIGPDGSEVGPPLDKAGTKEREYLLESLLNPQAAIAEGYPTPSSMPPMGLILPPADIRDLVEFLASQK; translated from the coding sequence GTGAAGTTCATTCAAACCCTCGCGATCGCCACCGCGCTCGCTCCCTTCGCGCCAGCCGCCCCGGTCACGAAACCCTGCGCAGACGGGCTGGTCCGGACCCAGATCGCCTCGCAGCCGGCCCTCAAGAATCCGGTATCGGTAAGTGTCGATGCCGACGGCACCGTCTATGTCACCGAAACCTCCCGGCGCAAGGTGGCGGACCTCGACATCCGCGAGGTCGGCTTTTTCCGAGAGGACGACCTCGGACTTGAGAGCATCGACGACAAGCTTGCGCTCTTCCGCGAGAAGATCACCAGCGAGCGGTTCAAGAAGCATGGCTCGCTCAAGGACCACAATCGGGACGGCAGGATCGATTCGAAGGACCTCACCGCATTCAGCGAGCGTATCCATCGGCTCACCGACAAGGATGGCGACGGCGTTTACGAGACCTCGAACGTGTTCGCGGATGGCTTCGACACCGAAGTGACCGGCATCGCCGCCGGAGTGCTGGCCTGGAACGGGGACGTCTACGCAACCGTGGCGCCGGACGTCTGGAAACTCCGCGATACGGACGGCGACGGGAAGGCCGACCAGCGCGAGTCGATCGCCCACGGCTTCGGCCTCCACATCAACTACGCAGGGCACGACATGCACGGTCTCACGCCGGGTCCCGACGGCCGCCTTTACTGGACCATCGGCGACAAGGCGCTGAATGTCGTTTCGAAGGAGGGCACGCGCTTCTTCTATCCCGAACAAGGTGCGCTGCTCCGCTGCTATCCCGACGGGTCCGGCTTCGAGGTCTTCGCCCACGGACTGCGCAACGTGCAGGAGATCGCATTCGACGACTACGGCAACCTGTTCGGTGTCGACAACGACTCGGACCAGAAAGGAGAGAAGGAGCGCCTCGTTTTCATCCCCGAGGGCTCCGATACCGGCTGGCGCGTCAACTACCAGTATCGCGGAAAGGACTACAATCCGTGGATGGCGGAACGGATCAGCTTCCCCGACGGAGACAACCGCCCCGCCACCTGGCTGCCCGCCCTGCAGAACTATGTCGACGGCCCCGCCGGCTTCGCCTTCAACCCCGGCACCGCTCTCTCGCCGAAATACCGGAACCGCTTTTTCCTAACCCAGTTTCCAAAGGGACGGATCATGGCAATGGAGCTGGTTCCGGAAGGTGCCGGTTTCCGCCTTGCGAGCGACAGCGTGCTGGCCGAGGGCGATGCGTTCGTCGGTTGCAGTTTCGGCCCGGATGGCGCGCTCTATGTCGTCGATTGGGCCGGTGGCTACCCCCTCAACGATAAGGGTGCGGTCTGGCGCATCGATGATCCGAAGGAAGCGGGCAGTCCGATCCGAAAAGAGGTCGCGGGCTATCTCGCCGCGGGGCCGGGGAAAGTGGCTGCGCCTGAACTCCTCAAACGACTCGGTCACGCCGACCAACGCGTCCGGCTCGACGCCCAATGGGAACTCGCCCGCCGCAAGGAAGCCGATGTGCTGACACAGGCGGCCCGGTCCGGCCAAACCCTCTCCGTCGTCCACGGACTTTGGGGACTGAGCCAGCTTGGGAAGTTCGACGCGGACGTGTTCGGCGAATTGGCGAAATCCGAAGTCCCTGAGGTCCGTGCACAAGCGGCGAAGTGGGTCGCGGAGACGGCAACCAAGGATGCCGTGCTTGCCCCCCTGCTCGCCGACTCCTCCGCGCGCGTTCGTTTTCATGCCTGCATGGCGGTGGCCAAGACCGGACGTCGCGATCTGCTGCCCCAAGTGATCGAGTTGATCGCCGCGAACGCCGACAGCGACGCCAATCTGCGACACTCGGCCACCATGGCGTTGGCGATGGCCGGGACCCCGGCCGACCTCACCCTTCATCAGCATCCCTCACCTGCCGTGCGCAGGGCAGCGGCCATCGCGCTGCATCGCGCCATCGACACGCACTTCCGGGTCCGCCCGGCGACAGTCAGCTCGGAAGAACGCATGCGTGATCCGGAAGTTCTCGAACGCGAAGCGGTTCTGGCCGGCTACCTCGGCGACAAGGATCCGTCGATCGCCACCGAGGCAAGCATCGCCCCCTACGACACCCCGGCGACTCCGACCGGTCTCGAGTCCGTTTCGCTGCTCATCGAATCCCGTCCGGATCTTCCCGAGGCGGCGATCCGTCGCTCCATCGGAGCCAACCGCCACCTTGGCACACCCCAGGCGCTGCGGCGTCTCGCGATCTTCGGTGCGCTCAACTCGGCACCGGAGTCCCTACGTTCGCATGCTCTCGATGTACTATCCTCCGCCGATTCAGCTCTGACGCTCGACCCGGTCGATGGCCGGCGCGTCGATCTCCCCGCGTCTGATCTTCCATCGAACCTGCGCGTCGCGCTTGGCGTGATCCTCGCCGGAATCGACGGCGGCAAGGACCTCAAAAAGTCGGCCTCGGAAGCGATCGCCCGGGTCGGGGAGAAACTCACACCGGACCAACTTGCCAAGCGTGCGGCCGATCCGAAGGTCGACGCCGGCACCCGACTACTCGCTTTTGCCTCACTCACCGGCGACGACTTGAGAAAGCAAACCGCCATCGTGATGATGAAGTCGAACGACCCGACGGTTCGCAGCGGCGCGGCCTCCGGAATCGCGGGCGAACAACCGGAGATTGTGTTGAGCTACATCCGTAATGTTGCTCTTCCTTCCGAAGAGCTCGCCGAGACCCAGAACGCCATCCGTCTTCTCGGAAAGCTCAAGTCACCAAAGGCCCGTCCACTGATTGAGGCGCTTGTGGCATCCGCCATTGACGGCTCGGCGAACACCGGCTTGCTGCTTGAGATCATTGAAGCGGCAAAGGCCTCGAACGTGGAGTCCACCGCGCTGGAGGCCAACCTCGCGAAGACGTCCGCCCATCTTCTTCACGGCGGCGACGCCGACCGGGGAGCCGAGATTTTCAACACCAGCCTCGCGGCGAACTGCACCGCGTGCCACCGGATCGGTCCGGATGGCTCCGAAGTCGGCCCTCCGCTCGACAAGGCCGGCACGAAGGAACGCGAGTATCTTCTCGAGTCCTTGCTCAATCCGCAGGCTGCAATCGCCGAAGGTTATCCGACGCCGTCCAGCATGCCGCCGATGGGACTGATTCTTCCTCCGGCCGACATCCGCGACCTCGTCGAATTCCTTGCGAGCCAGAAGTAG
- a CDS encoding ABC transporter ATP-binding protein: MIEVRDLTKRFARHTAVRDVSFSVGKGEIVGFLGPNGAGKTTTMRMLTGYLPPTSGSIEVGGCDVFRNSIGARRRIGYMPENVPLYDDMRVREYLKFRARLKGLSNRDARTRVNEVIETCGLETVRRKMIRVLSKGFRQRVGLADALVHSPDLLILDEPTNGLDPNQIRQIRELIRRLGEKHTILLSTHILSEVEMVCGRVIIIDGGRVRAQDTPTNLVEGMRAAGKVIAEIAADPEVVTGAISRLDHVKRVTHEGVEDGWHQFEILVDSGTDARERIQELVAQNGWSMRTLYRRVATLEDVFVELTRRD, translated from the coding sequence ATGATCGAAGTCCGCGACCTGACGAAACGCTTCGCCCGCCATACCGCCGTCCGCGACGTTTCCTTCTCGGTCGGCAAGGGTGAGATCGTCGGCTTTCTCGGACCCAACGGCGCCGGCAAGACGACCACGATGCGGATGCTCACCGGCTACCTGCCGCCGACCTCCGGCAGCATCGAGGTCGGGGGCTGCGACGTCTTCCGCAACTCGATCGGCGCCCGCCGCCGGATCGGCTACATGCCGGAAAACGTGCCCCTCTACGACGACATGCGCGTCCGCGAGTATCTCAAGTTTCGCGCCCGGCTGAAGGGGCTGTCGAACCGCGACGCACGGACCCGGGTCAACGAGGTGATCGAGACCTGCGGTCTTGAAACGGTGCGGCGGAAGATGATCCGCGTGCTCTCGAAAGGCTTCCGCCAGCGGGTCGGCCTTGCCGACGCCCTGGTCCACTCGCCCGACCTGCTCATCCTCGACGAGCCGACCAACGGCCTCGACCCGAACCAGATCCGCCAGATCCGCGAACTCATCCGCCGCCTCGGCGAGAAGCACACGATCCTCCTTTCCACCCACATCCTCAGCGAGGTGGAAATGGTCTGCGGCCGCGTGATCATCATCGATGGCGGCCGCGTCCGCGCCCAGGACACGCCGACCAACCTTGTCGAAGGCATGCGCGCCGCCGGCAAGGTAATCGCAGAAATCGCGGCCGACCCGGAAGTCGTCACCGGAGCGATCTCGCGCCTCGACCACGTCAAGCGCGTGACCCACGAGGGCGTCGAGGACGGCTGGCACCAGTTCGAGATTCTTGTCGATTCCGGCACCGACGCCCGCGAGCGGATCCAGGAACTGGTCGCCCAGAACGGCTGGTCCATGCGGACCCTCTACCGCCGCGTCGCCACGCTCGAGGATGTGTTTGTCGAGCTGACGCGTCGGGATTGA
- a CDS encoding 2-oxoglutarate dehydrogenase E1 component, whose product MKSSVSARLNADLLEEKYAQWSEDPQSVEPTWAAFFEGFELGNAQPKRRGAEESAPGAGPATDLAFYGKVVSLVYNYRTLGHTQADINPIGEPERNPRLELDQFGFTEADLDREASNPFFRNGEKMKLREMIAAMEKTYSGYIGFEFMHIHNTTVRHWVRERIEQHARREADPSDRKVQALKWLLESESFESFLGKKFLGEKRFSLEGGEGSMVILNAILGACPGSEVLEIEMGMAHRGRLNVLANFVAKSLPTILYEFTPNYVPDLVAGDGDVKYHLGYESVRQLPDGEVRVSLAANPSHLEAVNPVVEGKARARQRLIGDDGVKTDRKRVLPILMHGDAAFAGQGSVAELLNLSQLPGYRTGGTIHIIVNNQIGFTTMPADARSSSYATDVAKMIEAPILHVNGEEPMELFWAGLFALEFRQRFGRDIVLDMYCYRRQGHNETDQAAFTQPHIYRKLQGRDTVGQLYKKKLVAEGVLDDASATAIEEEIWNRLEAGHQKMLEYEEKGDRTVFSGSTAVAQDEYTNAPVPTGVARTTIEHVGKVLTTVPEGFHLHPTLAKRFVPRRIEALENGGPVDWAFAESLAWGALLMEGHQVRLSGQDCRRGTFSQRHAVFYDSESRERYIPLQNLGEDQAKFCVYNSLLSEMAVLGFDYGYSLGAPNMLTMWEAQFGDFSNGAQVIIDQFISSAESKWQTPSDLVLLLPHGYEGMGPEHSSARLERFLQLCAEKNMVVGNFTTPAQYFHALRRQKKRSFRKPMIVMTPKSLLTRAEAVSRIDDFLEGSCFQEVLPDPKQFDDPSVVNRIVFCTGKVFYDLLAYRNENEINNTAIIRIEQLYPFHDEMVEALISQFPNAAKFVWCQEEPLNMGAWSYIFPRIEKVIDRRVRYAGRGRASSPAAGSKAMHYREQKSLIERAFSV is encoded by the coding sequence ATGAAATCGTCGGTATCCGCCCGCCTGAACGCGGACCTTCTGGAGGAAAAATACGCCCAGTGGAGCGAGGACCCACAGTCGGTCGAGCCGACATGGGCTGCCTTCTTCGAAGGTTTCGAACTCGGGAACGCCCAGCCGAAACGCCGGGGTGCCGAGGAATCCGCACCGGGTGCCGGACCCGCGACCGACCTCGCGTTCTACGGAAAGGTCGTCAGCCTCGTCTACAACTACCGGACGCTCGGTCACACGCAGGCCGACATCAACCCGATCGGCGAGCCCGAGCGGAACCCGCGTTTGGAACTCGACCAGTTCGGCTTCACCGAGGCCGATCTCGACCGCGAGGCGTCGAACCCATTCTTCCGCAACGGCGAGAAGATGAAGCTGCGCGAGATGATCGCGGCGATGGAGAAGACCTACTCGGGCTACATCGGCTTCGAGTTCATGCACATTCACAACACGACGGTGCGCCACTGGGTCCGCGAGCGGATCGAGCAGCACGCGCGTCGTGAGGCGGACCCTTCCGATCGCAAAGTCCAGGCGCTGAAGTGGCTGCTCGAGTCCGAGTCGTTCGAAAGTTTCCTCGGCAAGAAGTTCCTCGGTGAGAAGCGCTTCTCGCTGGAGGGTGGCGAGGGCTCGATGGTGATCCTCAACGCGATCCTCGGCGCTTGCCCCGGGTCGGAGGTCCTCGAGATCGAAATGGGCATGGCACACCGCGGCCGGCTCAACGTGCTGGCGAACTTCGTCGCCAAGTCGCTGCCGACAATCCTCTACGAGTTCACGCCGAACTACGTTCCCGACCTCGTGGCCGGCGACGGCGACGTGAAGTACCACCTCGGCTACGAGAGTGTCCGCCAGCTTCCGGACGGTGAAGTGCGCGTCAGTCTCGCGGCGAACCCGAGCCACCTCGAGGCCGTCAATCCGGTTGTCGAAGGCAAGGCCCGCGCCCGTCAGCGCCTGATCGGCGATGACGGCGTGAAGACCGACCGCAAGCGCGTCCTGCCGATCCTGATGCACGGCGATGCAGCTTTCGCCGGTCAGGGTTCGGTCGCCGAGCTGCTCAACCTTTCCCAGCTTCCTGGCTACCGGACCGGTGGAACGATCCACATCATCGTCAATAACCAGATCGGTTTCACCACGATGCCGGCCGACGCCCGCTCCTCGTCGTACGCGACCGACGTGGCGAAGATGATCGAGGCGCCGATCCTTCACGTTAATGGAGAGGAACCGATGGAGCTGTTCTGGGCCGGCCTGTTCGCCCTGGAGTTCCGCCAGCGCTTCGGTCGCGACATCGTGCTCGACATGTATTGCTACCGTCGGCAGGGCCACAACGAGACCGACCAGGCCGCATTCACGCAGCCGCACATCTACCGCAAGCTTCAGGGCCGCGACACGGTCGGACAGCTCTACAAGAAGAAGCTGGTTGCCGAAGGCGTGCTTGATGATGCCTCGGCTACCGCGATCGAGGAGGAGATCTGGAACCGCCTTGAGGCCGGCCACCAGAAGATGCTCGAGTACGAGGAGAAGGGTGACCGCACCGTGTTCAGCGGATCGACCGCCGTCGCGCAGGACGAATACACGAACGCTCCCGTGCCGACCGGCGTGGCCCGCACCACGATCGAGCACGTTGGCAAGGTTCTGACGACGGTTCCTGAGGGCTTCCATCTCCACCCGACACTCGCCAAGCGCTTCGTCCCGCGCCGGATCGAGGCCCTTGAGAACGGCGGGCCGGTCGATTGGGCGTTCGCCGAGTCGCTTGCTTGGGGTGCCCTGCTGATGGAAGGGCACCAGGTCCGTCTTTCCGGTCAGGACTGCCGACGCGGCACCTTTTCGCAGCGCCACGCGGTTTTCTACGATTCCGAAAGCCGCGAGCGCTACATCCCGCTGCAGAACCTCGGCGAGGACCAGGCCAAGTTCTGCGTTTACAACTCGCTGCTGTCGGAGATGGCGGTGCTCGGCTTCGACTACGGTTATTCGCTCGGGGCACCGAACATGCTCACGATGTGGGAGGCCCAGTTCGGTGACTTCTCGAACGGCGCCCAGGTGATCATCGACCAGTTCATCTCCTCGGCCGAGTCGAAGTGGCAGACACCGTCCGATCTCGTGCTGCTGCTTCCCCATGGCTACGAAGGCATGGGACCGGAGCACTCGAGCGCGCGACTTGAGCGCTTCCTGCAGCTGTGCGCGGAAAAGAACATGGTTGTCGGCAACTTCACGACGCCCGCCCAGTACTTCCACGCGCTGCGCCGCCAGAAGAAGCGCTCGTTCCGCAAGCCGATGATCGTGATGACTCCGAAGAGTCTGCTGACGCGGGCCGAGGCGGTCTCCAGGATCGACGACTTCCTCGAGGGCTCCTGTTTCCAAGAGGTGCTTCCTGATCCGAAGCAGTTCGACGATCCGTCGGTGGTCAACCGCATCGTCTTCTGCACCGGCAAGGTCTTCTACGACCTGCTCGCCTACCGCAACGAGAACGAGATCAACAACACCGCGATCATCCGCATCGAGCAGCTCTATCCGTTCCACGACGAGATGGTCGAGGCGCTGATCAGCCAGTTCCCGAATGCCGCGAAGTTTGTCTGGTGCCAGGAAGAACCGCTCAACATGGGCGCCTGGTCCTACATCTTCCCGCGCATCGAGAAGGTGATCGACCGCCGGGTCCGCTATGCCGGTCGCGGCCGCGCCTCGAGCCCCGCCGCCGGATCGAAAGCGATGCACTATCGCGAGCAGAAGAGCCTGATCGAACGCGCGTTCTCGGTCTGA
- the sucB gene encoding dihydrolipoyllysine-residue succinyltransferase → MATEVKVPAAGESITSANVATWHKKDGESVAKGDTLVTLETDKVSNELTADVAGVLKILVEEGEEVGIGAVIAEIDESAAAESAPAEAPAPAASSDDEAPAPQEGGSGEVIDVKVPAAGESITSANVAAWQKKDGDSVSKGDVLVTLETDKVSTELEAEESGRLEVIVPEGEEVTIGTVIARITVGASGSSAAPAAKPAAAKEEPKAAPQPEPKKKAAPAKPDFKVLNSPAERPDTTPVQEGRTTRRKMSMLRRKISTHLVNAQQTAAILTTFNEADMSQVMGLRKSVQEEFIAKHGVKLGFMSFFVKAVVQALKDVPQVNASIEGTDIIENHFYDIGVAIGTEKGLVVPVLRDCDKKSFAEIESDIIGYAMKAKEGKIQIEDLQGGVFTISNGGTYGSLLSTPILNPPQSGILGMHTIQQRPIAVNGKVEIRPMMYLALSYDHRLVDGKEAVTFLIRIKDCIENPTRLMLEM, encoded by the coding sequence ATGGCTACCGAAGTCAAAGTCCCCGCCGCCGGCGAATCCATCACCTCCGCCAACGTCGCCACCTGGCACAAGAAGGACGGCGAGTCCGTTGCCAAGGGCGACACCCTCGTCACTCTTGAAACCGACAAGGTCTCGAACGAGCTCACCGCCGATGTGGCCGGAGTGCTCAAGATCCTGGTCGAGGAAGGCGAAGAGGTTGGCATCGGCGCGGTGATCGCCGAGATCGACGAATCCGCCGCGGCGGAAAGCGCGCCTGCTGAGGCGCCCGCACCTGCGGCATCGTCGGATGATGAAGCTCCGGCGCCTCAGGAAGGTGGCAGCGGCGAGGTCATCGACGTGAAAGTGCCCGCCGCGGGCGAGTCGATCACGTCGGCCAACGTGGCGGCATGGCAGAAGAAGGATGGCGACTCGGTGAGCAAGGGTGACGTGCTCGTGACTTTGGAGACTGACAAGGTTTCGACCGAGCTGGAGGCCGAGGAATCGGGCCGGCTCGAGGTAATTGTGCCCGAGGGCGAGGAGGTGACGATCGGAACGGTCATCGCGCGCATCACCGTGGGCGCATCCGGAAGCTCGGCCGCGCCTGCGGCGAAGCCCGCTGCCGCCAAAGAGGAGCCGAAGGCCGCGCCCCAGCCGGAGCCGAAGAAGAAAGCCGCGCCCGCCAAGCCGGACTTCAAGGTTCTGAATTCACCGGCCGAACGACCCGACACCACGCCGGTTCAGGAAGGTCGCACCACGCGCCGCAAAATGAGCATGCTGCGGCGGAAGATTTCGACGCACCTCGTCAATGCCCAGCAGACCGCCGCGATCCTGACGACCTTCAACGAGGCCGATATGTCGCAGGTGATGGGGCTCCGCAAGAGCGTGCAGGAGGAGTTCATCGCCAAGCACGGCGTGAAACTCGGCTTCATGTCGTTCTTCGTGAAGGCCGTCGTCCAGGCGCTCAAGGACGTGCCGCAGGTCAACGCATCGATCGAGGGCACCGACATCATCGAGAACCATTTCTACGACATCGGTGTGGCGATCGGCACCGAGAAGGGCCTCGTGGTTCCGGTGCTCCGGGACTGTGACAAGAAGAGCTTCGCCGAAATCGAGTCGGACATCATTGGCTACGCGATGAAGGCCAAGGAAGGGAAGATCCAGATCGAGGATCTGCAAGGTGGCGTTTTCACCATTTCCAATGGCGGCACCTACGGGTCGCTGCTCAGTACTCCGATTCTCAATCCTCCCCAGAGCGGCATTCTCGGGATGCACACGATCCAGCAGCGTCCGATCGCGGTGAATGGCAAGGTCGAGATCCGTCCGATGATGTATCTCGCGCTCAGCTACGATCACCGCCTGGTCGATGGCAAGGAGGCCGTGACGTTCCTGATCCGCATCAAGGACTGCATTGAGAATCCGACGCGCCTGATGCTGGAGATGTGA
- the hisA gene encoding phosphoribosylformimino-5-aminoimidazole carboxamide ribotide isomerase: MTKSRFRPCIDLHQGKVKQIVGGTLRDDGPGPKENFVSELGAGDFAKKFRDDRLTGGHVIKLGPGNDEAAREALAAWPGGMQIGGGIHVDNAQEWLDAGASHVIVTSWLFDDGVRLSDDKVRLLAERIGPERLVIDLSCRRDGDGWTVATNRWQTLTDLKVDECSLDRLAPFCDEFLIHAADVEGLCGGIDHQLVELLGSWGGKPVTYAGGASSMQDLESIDLLGGGRVDVTVGSALDLFGGDKLCYRDLVEWNCR, encoded by the coding sequence GTGACGAAGAGCCGCTTCCGCCCGTGCATCGATCTCCACCAAGGGAAGGTCAAACAGATCGTGGGCGGAACGCTGCGCGACGACGGTCCGGGTCCGAAGGAGAACTTCGTCTCGGAACTCGGGGCGGGGGACTTCGCGAAGAAGTTTCGCGATGACCGGCTCACCGGCGGGCACGTGATCAAGCTGGGACCCGGTAACGACGAGGCGGCTCGCGAGGCGCTGGCTGCCTGGCCGGGAGGGATGCAGATCGGTGGCGGGATCCACGTCGACAACGCGCAGGAGTGGCTCGACGCCGGCGCGTCGCATGTGATCGTCACGTCATGGCTCTTCGATGATGGTGTCCGGCTATCGGACGACAAGGTCCGGCTGTTGGCCGAACGGATCGGGCCGGAGAGACTGGTGATCGACCTTTCCTGTCGGCGCGACGGCGACGGCTGGACGGTTGCCACGAACCGCTGGCAAACCCTGACCGACCTGAAGGTGGATGAGTGTTCCCTCGATCGGCTGGCGCCGTTTTGCGATGAGTTCCTGATCCACGCCGCCGATGTCGAAGGGCTTTGCGGCGGAATCGATCACCAACTGGTTGAACTGCTCGGAAGCTGGGGCGGCAAGCCGGTCACCTACGCCGGCGGAGCGTCATCGATGCAGGATCTCGAGTCGATCGACCTGCTGGGCGGAGGTCGGGTCGATGTCACGGTCGGCTCGGCTCTCGATCTGTTCGGGGGTGACAAGCTCTGCTACCGCGACCTCGTCGAGTGGAACTGTCGCTGA
- a CDS encoding CorA family divalent cation transporter, with translation MERKRARSFLPEGFELEDDLADQLSNRSGGQRYVEGETEALMILHEVPQPKIPEREPIVFWRKGSGKWHGPDGEESLRGISRLLDRYQEAIDRHEATIDETEEITEVFSIIRHAGPIARATRNMATVLEKAAEADEDNRTLRGHRDRVRDLQRAAELLYQDAKLTLDFWQAESAEEHQQAAERSNVIAFRLNLMAGFFLPLVAVAGLLGMNVAIPDFLMPWFWAIISSGLVLGLIVLFIVGWEGVRRNKK, from the coding sequence ATGGAACGTAAACGTGCCAGGAGTTTCCTCCCGGAGGGATTCGAGCTTGAGGACGACCTTGCCGACCAGCTGAGCAACCGGTCGGGCGGTCAGCGCTACGTCGAGGGCGAGACCGAAGCGCTGATGATTCTCCATGAGGTTCCGCAGCCGAAGATTCCGGAGCGCGAGCCGATCGTGTTCTGGCGCAAGGGCTCGGGAAAGTGGCACGGGCCCGACGGGGAGGAGAGTCTGCGGGGAATTTCCCGTCTTCTCGACCGGTATCAGGAGGCCATCGACCGTCACGAGGCGACGATCGACGAGACCGAGGAGATCACCGAAGTGTTCTCGATCATCCGGCACGCCGGGCCGATTGCCCGGGCGACGCGGAACATGGCCACGGTGCTTGAGAAAGCGGCGGAGGCCGATGAGGACAACCGCACGTTGCGCGGGCACCGTGATCGTGTGCGGGACCTCCAGCGCGCGGCGGAGCTTCTCTATCAGGACGCGAAGCTGACACTCGACTTCTGGCAGGCGGAGAGCGCGGAGGAACATCAGCAGGCCGCCGAACGTTCCAACGTGATCGCGTTCCGGCTCAATCTGATGGCCGGGTTCTTCCTGCCATTGGTGGCCGTCGCCGGGCTGTTGGGAATGAACGTGGCCATCCCGGATTTCCTGATGCCGTGGTTCTGGGCGATCATCTCGAGCGGGTTGGTCCTCGGCCTGATCGTTCTGTTCATCGTCGGATGGGAGGGGGTTCGCCGGAACAAGAAATGA
- a CDS encoding M90 family metallopeptidase gives MTGLWILLGGVAAVVALVVWSASRKRRYRASLRAAGLSASESERVGEMFPLWRKVPDETRGLAAGWMRVFLDEKRFEACGGLAEVTADMKLAVAAPACLLIAHRPQDYYEKLRSILIYPDAYRDVSGEDVRLGESWGTGSVVLSWKSVIAGESNPEDGLNVVLHEFAHQLDQEDGAADGVPDFEDPLDYGRWSRAFAPAYEAFCERVNAGKRTVLDAYGGESPAEFFAVATETFFERPKALREEEPEIYEQLQRFYGMDPSGW, from the coding sequence ATGACGGGGCTCTGGATCCTCCTGGGCGGAGTTGCCGCGGTGGTCGCACTTGTGGTATGGAGCGCGTCCCGCAAACGGCGGTATCGCGCATCACTCAGGGCGGCGGGGCTATCGGCGTCCGAATCAGAGCGGGTGGGAGAGATGTTTCCGCTGTGGCGGAAAGTGCCGGATGAAACGCGGGGGCTGGCGGCAGGCTGGATGCGTGTATTTCTGGATGAGAAGCGTTTCGAGGCCTGTGGCGGGTTGGCGGAAGTGACTGCGGATATGAAGCTGGCGGTTGCGGCGCCGGCATGTTTGCTGATCGCCCACCGACCTCAGGATTACTACGAGAAGCTTCGTAGTATTCTGATCTACCCGGATGCGTACCGCGATGTGAGCGGCGAGGATGTCCGCTTGGGGGAATCGTGGGGGACCGGGAGCGTGGTGCTTTCGTGGAAGAGCGTGATCGCCGGAGAGAGCAATCCCGAGGACGGCCTGAACGTGGTGCTGCACGAGTTCGCGCATCAACTCGACCAGGAAGACGGAGCGGCCGACGGGGTGCCGGATTTCGAGGATCCTCTCGACTACGGGCGATGGTCGCGTGCGTTCGCGCCGGCCTACGAAGCCTTCTGCGAGCGGGTGAACGCCGGGAAGAGAACGGTCCTCGATGCCTACGGCGGAGAGAGCCCGGCGGAGTTCTTCGCCGTTGCGACCGAGACTTTCTTCGAACGGCCGAAAGCGCTGCGGGAGGAGGAGCCCGAAATCTACGAGCAACTGCAGCGGTTCTATGGAATGGATCCGTCCGGCTGGTAG